In Cetobacterium sp. ZOR0034, a genomic segment contains:
- a CDS encoding zf-TFIIB domain-containing protein translates to MKKIVITCPKCKEKMRIMDKVAKYRCPSCKEVYKFTTFKRIIQKIIGFFQGIVQTFIDIKTNFITKYRNTKATYNYMKQMKTNMKNNPNWSNYHKEQAEEKKMRNAQKPNFWDRFKK, encoded by the coding sequence ATGAAAAAAATAGTTATTACATGTCCTAAGTGTAAAGAGAAAATGAGAATAATGGATAAAGTTGCTAAATATAGATGTCCTAGCTGCAAAGAGGTTTACAAGTTTACAACTTTCAAAAGAATAATCCAAAAAATTATTGGTTTCTTCCAAGGAATTGTACAAACTTTTATAGATATAAAGACAAATTTTATAACAAAATATAGAAATACTAAAGCAACATATAACTACATGAAGCAAATGAAAACTAATATGAAAAATAATCCTAATTGGTCAAACTATCACAAAGAACAAGCTGAAGAAAAAAAGATGAGAAACGCACAAAAACCTAACTTTTGGGATAGATTCAAAAAATAA
- the aroE gene encoding shikimate dehydrogenase encodes MKKFGLLGKNISYSFSPTLHEKIFELYNIEAEYKIYDLDNENSIEHFLSTLKADGILGLNITIPYKTTILKFVNELSPEVKAIGAANCIKFSDNKIIAYNTDYFGLIKTFKKMGLNLKNKKVVVLGSGGAAKATIKALEDLKAIVYTVSRDPEKAKQTLHSSFTISYDELMKTSGYLIINATPVGTFPNTEISPVPKEVLLNFDFALDLIYNPKETLFLKFAYSNNKQIENGLCMLISQGVKSEEIWNEVELNYEKIYDELIDEIYK; translated from the coding sequence ATGAAAAAATTTGGATTACTTGGAAAAAATATTTCCTATTCATTCTCTCCAACACTTCATGAAAAAATATTCGAACTATACAATATAGAAGCCGAATATAAAATTTATGATTTGGATAACGAAAACTCTATAGAGCACTTTTTATCTACACTAAAAGCAGATGGAATTCTAGGACTAAATATAACCATCCCATACAAAACAACAATTCTAAAGTTCGTTAATGAACTTTCGCCGGAAGTTAAAGCGATCGGAGCTGCAAACTGTATAAAATTTTCTGATAACAAAATAATTGCCTATAATACCGATTATTTTGGACTTATAAAAACTTTTAAAAAAATGGGATTGAATCTAAAGAACAAAAAAGTCGTTGTTTTAGGAAGTGGAGGAGCTGCAAAAGCTACTATAAAAGCACTTGAAGACCTGAAAGCAATTGTATATACCGTTTCTAGAGATCCGGAAAAAGCCAAACAAACGCTACATAGTTCGTTTACTATTTCATATGACGAACTTATGAAAACATCTGGCTATTTAATTATAAATGCTACTCCAGTTGGAACTTTTCCTAATACAGAAATCTCTCCTGTACCCAAAGAAGTCCTTCTAAACTTTGACTTTGCTCTAGATTTAATATATAATCCTAAAGAAACTCTATTTTTAAAATTTGCATACTCTAATAATAAACAAATCGAAAATGGACTTTGTATGCTAATTTCACAAGGAGTTAAATCTGAAGAGATTTGGAATGAAGTAGAGTTAAATTACGAAAAAATTTATGATGAACTTATTGATGAAATTTATAAATAA